One segment of Pseudomonas asgharzadehiana DNA contains the following:
- the grxD gene encoding Grx4 family monothiol glutaredoxin encodes MDIIETIKEQIANNTILLYMKGAPNAPQCGFSAKASQAVMQCGEKFAYVDILQNPEIRANLPKYANWPTFPQLWVAGELVGGSDIITEMAADGSLQALIKDAATKAAGKTEA; translated from the coding sequence ATGGATATCATCGAAACGATCAAAGAGCAGATTGCCAATAACACCATTCTGCTTTACATGAAGGGCGCTCCTAACGCTCCTCAGTGCGGTTTCTCCGCGAAGGCGTCCCAGGCTGTTATGCAGTGCGGCGAGAAGTTCGCTTACGTGGATATCCTGCAAAACCCTGAAATCCGCGCCAACCTGCCCAAGTACGCCAACTGGCCGACTTTCCCGCAACTGTGGGTGGCGGGTGAGCTGGTCGGCGGCAGCGACATCATTACCGAAATGGCGGCTGATGGTTCGTTGCAAGCGTTGATCAAAGACGCAGCGACAAAAGCGGCAGGCAAGACTGAAGCTTGA
- the bfr gene encoding bacterioferritin, with translation MKGDISVIQQLNKILANELVAINQYFLHARMYDDWGLEKLGKREYKESIKAMKDADALIKRILFLEGLPNVQDLGKLNIGEHTQEMIGSDLGFERKSHSDLKAAIAHCEAQGDFGSRELLEDILEDQEEHIDWLETQLGLIDKVTLENYLQSQMGE, from the coding sequence ATGAAAGGCGACATCTCAGTCATCCAGCAACTCAACAAAATCCTTGCCAATGAACTGGTCGCGATCAATCAGTACTTTCTGCATGCACGCATGTATGACGATTGGGGCCTGGAAAAGCTCGGCAAGCGCGAATACAAAGAATCGATCAAGGCCATGAAAGACGCGGACGCGCTGATCAAACGCATCCTGTTCCTGGAAGGCCTGCCGAACGTGCAGGACCTGGGCAAACTGAATATCGGCGAGCACACCCAGGAAATGATCGGCAGCGACCTGGGCTTTGAACGCAAGAGCCACAGCGACCTCAAGGCCGCCATCGCGCATTGCGAAGCCCAAGGCGACTTCGGCAGCCGCGAACTGCTGGAAGATATCCTGGAAGACCAGGAAGAACATATTGACTGGCTGGAAACCCAACTGGGCCTGATCGACAAGGTCACCCTGGAAAATTACCTGCAATCGCAGATGGGTGAATAA
- a CDS encoding bacterioferritin-associated ferredoxin, with protein MYVCLCTGVTDGQIREAIYEGCCSYKEVRETTGVASQCGKCACLAKQVVRETLTQLQTAQAALPYSTEFTHA; from the coding sequence ATGTATGTGTGCCTGTGTACCGGCGTCACCGACGGACAAATCCGCGAAGCAATCTACGAAGGTTGCTGCAGCTACAAGGAAGTGCGTGAAACCACCGGCGTTGCCAGCCAGTGTGGTAAATGTGCTTGCCTCGCCAAGCAAGTGGTACGGGAAACCCTGACGCAGCTGCAGACAGCCCAGGCCGCGCTCCCCTATTCAACTGAATTTACACACGCCTGA